A genome region from Candidatus Liberimonas magnetica includes the following:
- a CDS encoding pyridoxine 5'-phosphate synthase, translating into MPKLGVNIDHIATLRQARKEKEPDPVEAAVICELAGADGITVHLREDRRHIQDRDVQLLRQTIKSKLNLEMSIANEIVDIALQVKPDDVCLVPEKRLELTTEGGIDVVSQKEVFESVITKLKNAGIRVSLFVDPDEAQVSAAKVVGADAVELHTGRYAQVFNYRPRDNRLVIEEIERLKKAAKIARSFGLTLNAGHGLDYKNVGPVASILEMNELNIGFSIIARAVLVGLDRAVREMKELVR; encoded by the coding sequence ATGCCTAAATTAGGCGTAAATATCGATCATATAGCCACGCTCAGGCAGGCAAGGAAAGAAAAAGAACCCGACCCTGTAGAAGCTGCGGTTATCTGCGAACTTGCAGGTGCAGACGGAATAACCGTTCACTTAAGGGAAGACAGGCGGCATATCCAGGACAGGGATGTTCAACTGCTTCGGCAGACCATAAAATCAAAACTTAATTTGGAGATGTCTATAGCAAATGAAATAGTCGATATTGCACTTCAAGTAAAACCGGATGATGTCTGCCTGGTCCCTGAAAAGAGGCTGGAACTTACCACTGAAGGCGGTATAGACGTAGTCAGCCAGAAAGAAGTTTTTGAATCTGTCATAACAAAATTAAAAAATGCAGGTATAAGAGTAAGTCTTTTCGTCGACCCGGACGAGGCTCAGGTAAGTGCGGCAAAGGTCGTAGGAGCCGATGCTGTCGAGCTTCATACAGGCAGATATGCTCAAGTATTTAACTATAGGCCCAGAGATAACAGGCTGGTTATAGAGGAAATTGAAAGGCTGAAAAAAGCCGCGAAAATAGCCAGGAGTTTCGGCCTGACGCTGAATGCCGGGCACGGGCTTGATTATAAAAACGTTGGGCCTGTTGCAAGTATCCTTGAGATGAATGAATTGAATATAGGTTTCTCTATAATAGCGCGTGCGGTGTTAGTGGGACTGGACCGAGCGGTTAGAGAGATGAAAGAATTGGTAAGATAG
- the glmS gene encoding glutamine--fructose-6-phosphate transaminase (isomerizing) has protein sequence MCGIVGYIGSKQASDVIIDGLSRLEYRGYDSAGVVVISGDKIELRRSEGKLEKLRKIVNKMPVKGSLGIGHTRWATHGKPSEENAHPHTDCTGKIVVVHNGIIENYVELKKKLISEGHRFKSETDTEVVAHIVEKYFKGNLLEAVFKALNEIRGSYALGIISADDPGHIIAARQDAPLIVGFGKGENFIASDIPALLPYTRDMAFLEEGDVAELTKDRVRVFGKDRKEIKRKVHNITWDAIQAEKGGYKHFMLKEIHEQPQAIRETFLGRLYPEESRVNLKEEIDLSEAALKKIFKIYIVACGTSYHSGLVGKFLFEKLAGIPAEVDIASEFRYRSPVLGKDTMVIIITQSGETADTLAALRLAKENKCQTLAICNVVGSTASRDADNVIYTRCGPEIGVASTKAFTGQLTVLYLLAIDWAIKKKMLSNYEIDRLINEFWEIPLKASEVLKLEKNIEELAKEFMNKRDFLYLGRHLNYPIALEGALKLKEISYIHAEGYPAGEMKHGPIALIDENMPLLVVATQSSIYEKILSNIEEAKARGGIVIALATKGNNDIKNRTDRQIFLPEVDEVFSPLLNVIPMQLFAYYVAVYLGCDVDQPRNLAKSVTVE, from the coding sequence ATGTGCGGGATAGTGGGGTACATAGGTTCTAAACAGGCAAGTGACGTTATAATCGACGGATTAAGTCGCCTTGAATACCGCGGGTATGATTCTGCCGGGGTTGTAGTTATTTCCGGTGACAAGATAGAGCTTAGAAGAAGCGAAGGAAAACTGGAAAAACTGCGTAAGATAGTAAATAAAATGCCTGTAAAGGGGAGCTTGGGTATCGGCCATACCAGGTGGGCTACCCACGGTAAACCGAGTGAAGAAAATGCCCATCCTCATACTGATTGCACGGGGAAAATAGTAGTTGTTCACAACGGTATAATTGAAAACTATGTAGAATTAAAAAAGAAATTAATAAGTGAAGGGCATAGATTCAAATCCGAAACGGACACGGAAGTTGTGGCACATATCGTAGAAAAGTATTTTAAAGGCAATTTACTTGAAGCAGTATTTAAAGCTTTAAACGAGATAAGAGGCTCTTATGCTTTAGGCATAATATCGGCAGACGACCCGGGGCATATCATAGCTGCAAGGCAGGATGCGCCGCTTATAGTGGGTTTTGGAAAGGGCGAGAATTTTATCGCATCCGATATACCGGCTCTTTTACCCTACACAAGAGACATGGCCTTTTTAGAAGAAGGAGATGTGGCGGAACTCACAAAAGACCGCGTCAGGGTATTCGGGAAGGATAGGAAGGAAATAAAAAGAAAGGTCCATAATATAACCTGGGACGCTATCCAGGCTGAAAAAGGCGGGTATAAGCATTTCATGCTCAAAGAGATCCATGAGCAGCCGCAGGCTATCAGGGAAACATTTCTGGGCAGGCTGTACCCGGAAGAATCACGCGTAAATTTAAAGGAAGAGATCGACCTAAGCGAAGCAGCACTCAAGAAAATTTTTAAGATTTATATTGTCGCCTGCGGAACGTCGTACCACTCAGGGCTTGTAGGGAAATTCCTTTTTGAAAAACTTGCCGGCATACCCGCAGAAGTGGATATAGCTTCGGAATTCAGGTACCGCTCACCGGTGCTCGGCAAAGATACGATGGTAATAATAATCACGCAGTCCGGAGAGACCGCAGACACGCTTGCCGCACTCAGGCTTGCAAAAGAAAATAAATGCCAGACCCTTGCCATATGTAACGTCGTGGGCTCTACTGCCAGCAGGGATGCGGATAATGTAATATATACGAGGTGCGGCCCCGAGATAGGTGTAGCTTCAACAAAGGCTTTTACCGGACAGTTGACTGTGCTGTACCTATTGGCTATTGACTGGGCCATAAAGAAAAAAATGCTCTCCAATTACGAAATAGATAGATTGATCAATGAATTCTGGGAAATCCCTTTAAAAGCAAGTGAAGTGCTAAAGCTTGAAAAAAATATTGAGGAGCTTGCCAAAGAGTTCATGAACAAAAGGGATTTTTTGTATCTCGGCAGACATTTAAATTACCCGATTGCTCTTGAAGGAGCTTTAAAGTTAAAGGAAATATCCTATATTCACGCCGAGGGCTACCCCGCAGGCGAAATGAAACACGGGCCCATAGCCTTGATAGATGAGAACATGCCTTTATTGGTAGTTGCCACGCAAAGCAGTATTTATGAAAAGATATTGAGCAATATAGAAGAAGCAAAGGCCAGGGGCGGTATTGTGATAGCGTTGGCAACAAAAGGGAACAACGATATAAAAAACAGGACTGACCGGCAAATATTCCTGCCTGAAGTCGATGAAGTTTTTTCGCCTCTCCTGAACGTTATCCCGATGCAGTTATTTGCTTATTATGTAGCTGTATATTTGGGATGCGATGTCGACCAGCCTAGGAACCTGGCAAAGTCAGTAACTGTGGAGTAA